AAGCGCGGTAATACGTCAGTTTCCATTAATATTGAAGTGTGGGTCAAAAAGGTAGCTTCGGAGCCAATCGGCCAGCGCTACAAGGCGACCGAAGCGCTGTTCATCTATGTTGCAGTGGATAACGACGGGAAACCTCGCCAGCTTCCGCAGGTATAAAAAAAGCCTCCATTCTGGAGGCTTTTTACTATTCCATCTGCGCCCCGCCGTTCAGGCGGAACACGATATTCACGATCAATCCATTTCCCGGTTTCCCGGCTTCATAGCGCCATTTGCGCATCGCCGCTTTCACTTCGCGCTCAAACATATTAGCAGGCTGGGCGGAAAGAATTTCCACGTTATCCACACGGCCATCAGCCGTCACGTCAAATTTCACGCGCAGACGCCCCTCAATACGCAGGGCTTGCGCACGCGCAGGGTACTGCGGCTGATTGCGGCTTAGCGCGCGCGGGCCAGAAGGTGCCGAGACCACCGGTTTTGCCGTTGCCGGCGAATTATTCATCACGGGTTTCGCTGGCGCTGTATTTTGCACCGTCTGCGTCGTACGCGGTTCAACGGGACGCTCTTCTCGTTTTGGACGCTCTTCCACTTTTTTTACCGGTTTTGGCTTCGGTTTAGGCTTGGGCTCCGGCTTATGGATCACCACTGGCGCTTCTTTCGGCGGCTCAGGGATCGGCTCCGGTTCAGGTTCCGGCTCGACAACCGGCTCTGGCGGTGGCGAGACAACCTGCGGCTCTAGCTCAGCAGGCGTCACCATGGTCACCGAAATCGGCTGCGCGGGCGCTGGCATTTCAATAACCTGATGTACCGATGTGTAGAGCAGACCCGCGACGACAGCACCGTGAATCACAACGGAGAGCAGCGTCGGCCAGGGAAAGCGGCGAGGTAAATCCAGGGTCATCGAAGTCATAATCGTTACAGTTAAAAAACCAGACCCCGATTTTAAATGCAAATAGCAATCATATTCAATAAGACACTCCATCTTCTCGCAATTTAAGTGCGCAAGCGGCGCGTGCGGGCCGTTGTTTGTTACAGTTTTAACAAGGTCGTTATCTTTACATTGCAGTCATCGCTGCTTTCACATAACGTAAATGCCACTTTTTATGGTTAAGGAGCTCCGCCGTGCTTTACGTTATCTACGCTGAGGATGTTGCTGATTCTCTTGAAAAACGCCTTTCCGTCCGCCCTGCGCATCTTGCGCGACTGCAACTGTTGCACGACGAAGGAAAACTGCTGATCGCAGGGCCAATGCCTGCCGTTGACAGCAACGATCCCGGCGCGGCTGGTTTTAGTGGCTCTACGGTGATTGCCGAATTCGAATCCCTGGAAGCTGCACAGTTTTGGGCCGAAGCCGACCCGTATGTCGCGGCAGGCGTTTACGCGAAAGTCACCGTCCGCCCGTTCAAGAAAGTGTTCTGAGGTCGTGAATAAAAGCGTCTTTGCGCGCTGTTAAAACGCCTCAATTGAAATAAATGAATTTGTTGCATGACAGCCCCGCACAGACGGGGCTTTGTTTTTTACGGGCCAGTTCAATTAGATGTCACCCGTTCTTTTGCTGAGTGTAAGGCTCGTAATTTCACCCCGGCCCTTCGCTTCCTGCCGCCAGCAGAGGGACCAGAACGTCACTGATGGGCGTAGGAATTCCGTGGGATTTGCCTAAACGCTGGATGACGGCGTTACGGACTTCCCATTCCATCGGGCGGTTAGACTGACGATCGGCCAGAATGGAAGTGCCTAAATCCGCAGGCGCACGACGAAAACCGTCCACAATTTCACGCGCAACATCATCGTTTAGTGTTGCCATTTGCGCACGTGCAACCGACAGACACTCACGCAGGTAAGCCAGTGCCAGTTCAGTGACATCTTCCCGCGAGAACATGCCAGCACGGCGATTGGCAAGTACCATCAAACCCGCTACCGCATTCTGAAGCAGTTTGCGCCAGGCGATGGACGTGAAATCCTCGGAAAGCTCAACGGCGCAACGCGTATCAATAAGCGCATCAGCAATCCGTTTTGCCTGCGGCGTATCCGGCAGCGTCAGGCGTGGTTTGGCACGCAGCCAGACAGAAGCGTCCGGTTCGCGCTGTGCCGGAAACCAGACGACCGAAGGCACGACTGTGGCACCGTTAACATAAGGCACCAACTGGCTTTTCTGCTCAACCCCGTTTTGCAGCGCGCAGACCACCGTGTTTTCATCACACAGTTTATCCAGCCAGCCTGCGCTGGATGCCGTCTGGGTCGCTTTCACCGCAATGAATACCAGGTCGCACGGCTGAGTGATTTCCGCCGCGTTGCTCAGTACAGGTCCTGGCACGGTAATCTCGCCCTCGTCAAAGCGCAGCACTAATTTCGGATGGGCTGTGCGCCCGCACAGTAAAGGCTTGCGGCCAACCTCATGCAGTAGCGCCGCAATGGTGGTACCGATTGCGCCGGGACCGATGAGGGCAATAGTTGGACTGTCAGACATGTCGCATTCTCCCAAACTAGTTAACCGATAATGAGCGTACCGGTTGCGATGACGATGCTCGCAAGCGTTTTTCTTAACGTTAGCGATTCGCCCAGGAATAAGTAGCCTAATACGGCGGCAAAAAGCACGCTGGTTTCACGCAAAGCTGAGACGGTGCCCATCGGGGCGCCCTGCATGGCGTAGATAATGATCCCGTACGCCAGAAGCGAAACAAGGCCCCCAATCGCTGCGCGAGGTAAACCTGGCCGCCAACGCAACAAACTTCTGCTGTCGCGTAAGGCGATATAGAGTGCAGGCATCAGCCCTCCCCATAAGGTGCTCATCCACGCGGTGTATGAGAGCGCATTGCCGGAAAATCGCACGCCTATCCCGTCCACAACGCTATACGCCGCGATGAAAGCACCGGTTGCCAGCGCATATTTCAGGTCCGGCATCGCCAATTTGTAGCCCTTCATGGCGAGCATCAGAATACCGCAGGACACCAGCGTGATACCGCCAAGCGTGTTCAATTCAATTTTTTCACCGGCGAAGAGTGCCGCCGCGCAGGCGACCAGTAGCGGAGAGCAACCGCGCGCAATCGGATAGGATTGCCCGAGATCCCCGCTCTGATAGCTGCGTATCAGACACAGGTTATAGCCCACATGCAGCAGCGCCGAAACAAACATGTACTTCCAACTGGCAGTGGATGGCAGTGGCACTAACAGTGCGATTACGGCGCTGGTCACGGCAATCGCCACGCACATGATGGTCATCGACCATAACCGGTCAGTCGCCCCGCGTAGCAGGGTATTCCAGCTGGCATGCAGCAGAGCGGCGAACAGCGTCAGGAAAACAATATGGCTTGGCATAGGGTGATGCTAAGCAACCTATGCCAATTTTAAAAGTGAAGTGTCTTCATCAGATCATGAGTGAAAACTCATACTTTAGGTATAGCTTAGCTGCGCCAGATGTGATTCTGCCATAAGCCAGGAGCAGAACTTCATAATGTGCGGCTGGGTTTCGATACCTCTTGGGCAGACAAAATAATAGGCAGCGGGCGATGGGAAACGCACATTAAACAGCCTGACCAGACTGCCCTCCTTGATCTCTTTTTCAACGTGTCCGCTGCGCGCTAACGCAATGCCCTGTCCCAGCAACGCGGCTTCAATCGTCATATTGGTGTCGGCGAAGCGGACGCTTTCATGCAACGCATCCGTCTGTATGCCCGCCAGTTCAAACCAGGAGTCCCATTTCGGAACCAGATCCGCACCATCGCGCGTCAGAAGCGGGTAACGCAGCAGCTCAGCCGGGTCATGGGGTGTTCCAAAACGTTGTAATAATGCCGGGCTGGCAACCGGAAAAAGCTGCTCGCGGAACATAAATTCCGAGTGCAGCGCGGGGTAATTGCCGTGACCAAAGCGGATCGCCACATTGGAATCCGAGTTGGTGAAATGAATGGCCCTGTCGGTGCTTTCAAGCGTCACCAGAATCTCAGGATGCAGCCGTGTTAACTCGGGAAGACGTGGTAGCAGCCACTTCAGTGCAAAGGAATAGGTGGTGCTTACACGTAATCGAACACGACTTTTTTGTTCGCGAAGGTCGGCTAATGAAGTTTCCAGCTTGCTGAAGAACTCACGGACGATAGGCGCGAGCGCGGCGCCCGCAGGCGTCAGTGTGAGAGTTTTACCGCGCTGAAAGAGCTGCAGTCCCCATAATTCTTCAAGATTTTTTAACTGATGGCTGACCGCACTCTGCGTGATGAACAGCTCTGTGGCGGAGGAGGTAAACGTGGGATGGCGGGTAGCGACTTCAAACGCACGTAGCATGGCTGTGGGAGGAATGTCTCGCATCTGTCTTTTCCTGTGGATGAACTCAGACTCATGACACGATATGCCGACTCCTCTTCAAAAGAAAGCGTAAGAGTGGTTGCCATCTACGCGGATATTACGCTGAGATGTTTCACCACAAATAAAAAATGGCTGCCGGTGAATATGGCAGCCATAGAAATTTTAAGACTCGGTTCGATTAACGAATGAAGGTCTTCTTAGCACGGACAGAGTAACGGAAATAAGGTATCCAGATGCAGGCGTAAATTGTGTGGGTAACAATGGGCATGATCTGATTAAAGTCCAGGGCAATCTGTGGGAACAGGTATCGCCCGATTCCCCGGTCAATCAACATGATGACGATACCAGCGACAAGCAACACACTGTACGCCAGCGGAAGCTCTTTCTTTTTGCGCAAAAAGAGTGACGCAACATAGATAATGTAAAGCAATACAATAAAATTTAACCCCGCACAAATAAACAGATAGGTTGATTGCGGCAGCGAAAGATAACCTAGCGTGTCGATGCTGGCCTTTAATGTAAAGGCCATTGAAGTGAAATAACTATAAGAAATGAGTAACATATTCAGAAATGGCAGGAACAGCAAACCGCCAATTTTGCGGTACCGTTTTTCCTCACATTCAGGACAGTATTCCTGGTCCTGTGGAATGGTCTTATCACACTTGATGCACGTCCATTTGAAAGCGGTATCAGTCATTATTTTTCCTTGTTCGCACGCTGGCTCTTAACGGCACAGCTTGATTCCAGAGTCGATAAAGTAGGTGCGAATAGATATCGGCTAATACAGGCGCAATCTTGAGCACTATTACGCTCGTCGCATCGCAGGCATAAGTTTCCTCAGTGTAGCGATGCCAGTCGTGCAGCAAACCCCACAAACAACAGCCCGATCAACCCATTTCCCAGCTTCGCCAGTTTCTTTTTCGTCTTGAGATAGCGCGTCACAAATGCCCCAGAGAAAATCAAGAAGCTCATGTACATGAAGCTGATCAGTTCTAAGGTCGTTGCGAGGATCAGGAAAGAGGTGCCTGTATTTGTCGCGCTGACATCAATGAACTGCACGAAAAACGAGACGTAAAACAAAATGGCCTTGGGATTGGTCAAACTCAATACCAGCGAACGCTTCAGGATCGTACTGGACGGTTCAGCCCCACCAGCATGAGCGCTGTTTTTGCGCATGATGACCGACCAAAGCATTTTGCCACCGAGCCACAGCAGATAAAGTGCGCCAAGATAACGGACAATATTGAATAGCACGGGTGTGGTTTGAATGAGTGCCGCCACGCCG
This sequence is a window from Enterobacter sp. 638. Protein-coding genes within it:
- the leuE gene encoding leucine efflux protein LeuE, yielding MFAEFGVLNFWTYVVGAFFIVLVPGPNTLFVLKTGIGHGVKKGYLAATGVFIGDAVLMFLAWAGVAALIQTTPVLFNIVRYLGALYLLWLGGKMLWSVIMRKNSAHAGGAEPSSTILKRSLVLSLTNPKAILFYVSFFVQFIDVSATNTGTSFLILATTLELISFMYMSFLIFSGAFVTRYLKTKKKLAKLGNGLIGLLFVGFAARLASLH
- a CDS encoding DMT family transporter codes for the protein MPSHIVFLTLFAALLHASWNTLLRGATDRLWSMTIMCVAIAVTSAVIALLVPLPSTASWKYMFVSALLHVGYNLCLIRSYQSGDLGQSYPIARGCSPLLVACAAALFAGEKIELNTLGGITLVSCGILMLAMKGYKLAMPDLKYALATGAFIAAYSVVDGIGVRFSGNALSYTAWMSTLWGGLMPALYIALRDSRSLLRWRPGLPRAAIGGLVSLLAYGIIIYAMQGAPMGTVSALRETSVLFAAVLGYLFLGESLTLRKTLASIVIATGTLIIG
- the tonB gene encoding TonB system transport protein TonB; translated protein: MTLDLPRRFPWPTLLSVVIHGAVVAGLLYTSVHQVIEMPAPAQPISVTMVTPAELEPQVVSPPPEPVVEPEPEPEPIPEPPKEAPVVIHKPEPKPKPKPKPVKKVEERPKREERPVEPRTTQTVQNTAPAKPVMNNSPATAKPVVSAPSGPRALSRNQPQYPARAQALRIEGRLRVKFDVTADGRVDNVEILSAQPANMFEREVKAAMRKWRYEAGKPGNGLIVNIVFRLNGGAQME
- a CDS encoding oxidoreductase, with the protein product MSDSPTIALIGPGAIGTTIAALLHEVGRKPLLCGRTAHPKLVLRFDEGEITVPGPVLSNAAEITQPCDLVFIAVKATQTASSAGWLDKLCDENTVVCALQNGVEQKSQLVPYVNGATVVPSVVWFPAQREPDASVWLRAKPRLTLPDTPQAKRIADALIDTRCAVELSEDFTSIAWRKLLQNAVAGLMVLANRRAGMFSREDVTELALAYLRECLSVARAQMATLNDDVAREIVDGFRRAPADLGTSILADRQSNRPMEWEVRNAVIQRLGKSHGIPTPISDVLVPLLAAGSEGPG
- a CDS encoding YciI family protein, with the protein product MLYVIYAEDVADSLEKRLSVRPAHLARLQLLHDEGKLLIAGPMPAVDSNDPGAAGFSGSTVIAEFESLEAAQFWAEADPYVAAGVYAKVTVRPFKKVF
- a CDS encoding DUF2569 domain-containing protein; this translates as MTDTAFKWTCIKCDKTIPQDQEYCPECEEKRYRKIGGLLFLPFLNMLLISYSYFTSMAFTLKASIDTLGYLSLPQSTYLFICAGLNFIVLLYIIYVASLFLRKKKELPLAYSVLLVAGIVIMLIDRGIGRYLFPQIALDFNQIMPIVTHTIYACIWIPYFRYSVRAKKTFIR
- the gcvA gene encoding transcriptional regulator GcvA, whose protein sequence is MRDIPPTAMLRAFEVATRHPTFTSSATELFITQSAVSHQLKNLEELWGLQLFQRGKTLTLTPAGAALAPIVREFFSKLETSLADLREQKSRVRLRVSTTYSFALKWLLPRLPELTRLHPEILVTLESTDRAIHFTNSDSNVAIRFGHGNYPALHSEFMFREQLFPVASPALLQRFGTPHDPAELLRYPLLTRDGADLVPKWDSWFELAGIQTDALHESVRFADTNMTIEAALLGQGIALARSGHVEKEIKEGSLVRLFNVRFPSPAAYYFVCPRGIETQPHIMKFCSWLMAESHLAQLSYT